One region of Armatimonadota bacterium genomic DNA includes:
- a CDS encoding SpoIID/LytB domain-containing protein — protein MRKGPPIEHGYKNRQRFSFASCFAFVFLFCVSKIPLHSLSANEIPKDIIIRVGLTRNFAGVNCLTLTSAKEFRIVDSSGECPASPVKALSKVETSLKDGLITLAIDSNQIGTFKGPIRFKPEDSDQIFEIIQPAKVRNKYFRGTLIIYGGSELSVINEIDLEHYVYGVLPSEVPRGFSPESQKAFAIAARTYALRCMKRHFDAGFNLCDSTHCQTYCGASREAEWVRQAVDETKGLVISFDDKPIFATYMADCGGATMNSEDSGDGVVSFPYLRSVVDNPSGIPTPIKPPSADENNGVNNVSEAEPPTENITPKDYCSKSPHHLWTITYTIDELANKLSAWEGKIGKLKSIEFAEFDLSGHVKAVLLKGDKSECVIHGKELRNALGHDKLKSTRSTLTISPEGKYIITGSGYGHGLGACMYGADQLGRLGKTAEEILKHYYTGVEIKPIWECKAWLEELPSLIIKDDKPAEN, from the coding sequence TTGAGAAAAGGTCCGCCAATCGAACACGGATACAAAAACCGCCAAAGGTTTTCTTTCGCATCTTGTTTTGCTTTTGTTTTTCTTTTCTGCGTTTCCAAAATCCCCTTACACTCACTGAGTGCTAATGAAATTCCAAAGGATATCATCATTCGAGTTGGGCTTACCAGGAATTTCGCCGGCGTCAACTGTCTGACGCTGACATCCGCCAAGGAGTTCCGAATAGTAGATTCGTCAGGGGAATGCCCAGCTTCCCCAGTGAAAGCCCTAAGCAAGGTTGAAACCTCCCTCAAAGACGGCCTAATCACACTTGCTATAGATAGCAATCAAATTGGTACCTTTAAAGGACCGATTCGGTTCAAGCCTGAAGATTCGGACCAAATTTTTGAGATCATCCAGCCCGCAAAAGTTCGTAATAAGTATTTTCGCGGGACACTAATCATATATGGCGGTAGCGAGCTTTCGGTCATAAATGAAATAGACCTTGAACACTATGTCTACGGAGTATTGCCTAGCGAGGTTCCCCGAGGTTTCAGCCCGGAATCTCAGAAAGCGTTTGCAATTGCGGCAAGAACATATGCGCTTCGATGTATGAAACGCCACTTCGACGCCGGTTTCAACCTATGTGACTCAACCCACTGCCAGACTTATTGTGGTGCTAGCAGGGAGGCGGAATGGGTACGGCAAGCAGTGGACGAAACAAAAGGCCTTGTCATTTCTTTCGACGACAAGCCGATTTTTGCCACCTACATGGCCGACTGCGGTGGGGCAACGATGAATAGTGAGGACTCTGGTGATGGAGTGGTTTCTTTCCCATATTTGCGCTCGGTTGTTGATAATCCCTCAGGCATACCGACGCCCATTAAACCTCCTTCTGCTGATGAAAACAATGGCGTGAATAACGTCAGCGAAGCGGAACCTCCAACTGAGAATATCACTCCAAAGGACTACTGTTCAAAAAGTCCCCATCATCTTTGGACGATTACCTATACCATTGATGAGCTAGCAAACAAACTTTCGGCTTGGGAAGGTAAGATTGGCAAACTTAAAAGCATCGAGTTCGCCGAGTTCGATTTATCAGGGCATGTGAAAGCTGTTCTACTCAAAGGTGATAAAAGTGAGTGTGTAATTCACGGCAAAGAACTAAGAAACGCACTTGGGCATGATAAATTAAAGAGCACTAGGTCAACTTTGACTATTTCACCGGAAGGAAAGTACATCATCACTGGCAGTGGCTACGGACATGGACTCGGTGCTTGTATGTATGGTGCAGACCAACTTGGCCGCCTGGGCAAAACAGCAGAGGAAATCCTCAAGCACTATTATACAGGCGTTGAGATTAAACCAATATGGGAATGCAAAGCTTGGCTTGAGGAACTGCCGAGCCTAATTATAAAAGATGATAAACCTGCCGAGAATTAG